The following are from one region of the Klebsiella aerogenes genome:
- the rpmA gene encoding 50S ribosomal protein L27 has protein sequence MAHKKAGGSTRNGRDSEAKRLGVKRFGGEAVLAGSIIVRQRGTKFHAGTNVGCGRDHTLFALTDGKVKFEVKGPKNRKFISIVAE, from the coding sequence ATGGCACATAAAAAGGCTGGCGGCTCGACTCGTAACGGTCGCGATTCAGAAGCTAAACGTCTGGGCGTAAAACGCTTCGGCGGTGAAGCAGTTCTGGCAGGTAGCATCATCGTTCGTCAACGTGGTACCAAATTCCACGCTGGCACCAACGTTGGTTGCGGCCGTGACCACACTCTGTTCGCTTTGACTGACGGTAAAGTCAAGTTCGAAGTTAAAGGCCCGAAAAACCGTAAATTCATCAGCATCGTTGCTGAATAA
- a CDS encoding DMT family transporter codes for MKQQAGIGILLALTTAMCWGALPIAMKQVLEVMEPPTVVFYRFLMASIGLGAILAIKGKLPPLRIFRKPRWLVLLAIATGGLFGNFILFSSSLQYLSPTASQVIGQLSPVGMMVASVVILKERMRGTQVVGALMLLSGLVMFFNTSLIEIFTRLTDYTWGVIFGVAAATVWVSYGVAQKVLLRRLASQQILFLLYTLCTIALLPLAKPGVISQLSDWQLACLIFCGLNTLVGYGALAEAMARWQAAQVSALITLTPLFTLLFSDLLSMAWPDVFARPMLNLIGYLGAFVVVAGAMYSAIGHRLWGRWRKREAVVPLPRSGE; via the coding sequence ATGAAGCAGCAGGCCGGCATTGGCATTCTTTTGGCGCTTACTACCGCGATGTGTTGGGGTGCGTTGCCGATTGCAATGAAGCAGGTTCTCGAAGTGATGGAGCCGCCGACGGTGGTCTTTTATCGCTTTTTGATGGCCAGTATTGGTCTTGGCGCGATCCTCGCTATCAAAGGTAAACTGCCGCCGCTGCGTATTTTTCGTAAGCCGCGCTGGTTGGTCTTGTTAGCGATCGCCACCGGCGGTCTGTTCGGCAACTTCATTCTGTTCAGCTCTTCCCTGCAATATCTCAGCCCCACGGCTTCCCAGGTGATCGGCCAGCTATCGCCGGTCGGCATGATGGTGGCAAGCGTCGTGATTCTGAAAGAGCGCATGCGCGGCACCCAGGTTGTGGGGGCGCTGATGCTGCTCAGCGGGTTGGTCATGTTCTTCAACACCAGCCTGATTGAAATCTTTACCCGTCTCACGGACTACACGTGGGGGGTAATTTTCGGCGTCGCCGCGGCAACGGTGTGGGTAAGCTATGGCGTCGCGCAAAAGGTGTTATTGCGGCGTCTGGCGTCACAGCAGATACTCTTTTTGCTGTACACTTTATGTACGATTGCATTACTGCCGCTCGCCAAACCTGGGGTAATCTCCCAGTTAAGCGACTGGCAACTGGCTTGCCTGATTTTTTGCGGGCTGAATACCCTGGTCGGCTACGGGGCGCTGGCGGAAGCCATGGCGCGCTGGCAGGCGGCGCAGGTCAGCGCGTTAATTACTTTGACGCCACTGTTTACGCTACTGTTTTCTGATTTATTATCAATGGCCTGGCCCGATGTTTTCGCCAGACCGATGTTAAACCTGATTGGTTATCTCGGTGCGTTTGTCGTGGTTGCGGGCGCGATGTATTCCGCCATTGGCCATCGTCTTTGGGGACGTTGGCGTAAGCGAGAAGCGGTTGTGCCGCTGCCCCGCTCAGGCGAATGA
- the murA gene encoding UDP-N-acetylglucosamine 1-carboxyvinyltransferase, translating to MDKFRVQGPTRLQGEVTISGAKNAALPILFAALLAEEPIEIQNVPKLKDIDTTMKLLSQLGAKVERNGSVWIDAGPVDVFCAPYDLVKTMRASIWALGPLVARFGQGQVSLPGGCAIGARPVDLHITGLEQLGAEIKLEEGYVKASVNGRLKGAHIVMDKVSVGATVTIMSAATLAEGTTIIENAAREPEIVDTANFLNALGAKITGQGSDRITIEGVARLGGGVYRVLPDRIETGTFLVAAAISGGKILCRHAQPDTLDAVLAKLREAGADIEVGEDWISLDMHGNRPKAVNVRTAPHPGFPTDMQAQFTLLNLVAEGTGVITETIFENRFMHIPELIRMGAHAEIESNTAICHGVTQLSGAQVMATDLRASASLVLAGCIAEGTTIVDRIYHIDRGYERIEDKLQALGANIERVKGE from the coding sequence ATGGATAAATTCCGTGTTCAGGGGCCGACTCGCCTTCAGGGCGAGGTCACCATTTCCGGCGCTAAAAACGCTGCCCTACCAATCCTCTTTGCCGCGCTGCTAGCCGAAGAGCCGATTGAAATCCAGAACGTACCGAAGCTGAAAGATATCGACACCACTATGAAGCTGCTGAGCCAGCTGGGCGCGAAAGTTGAGCGCAATGGTTCTGTATGGATCGATGCCGGCCCGGTTGATGTTTTCTGTGCTCCATACGATTTAGTGAAAACCATGCGTGCTTCCATTTGGGCGTTGGGGCCGCTGGTGGCGCGTTTCGGCCAGGGTCAGGTTTCTCTGCCGGGCGGCTGTGCTATCGGTGCGCGTCCGGTCGACCTGCACATTACCGGTCTGGAACAGTTGGGCGCGGAAATCAAACTGGAAGAAGGCTACGTGAAGGCGTCGGTCAACGGGCGTCTGAAAGGCGCGCACATCGTGATGGACAAGGTCAGCGTAGGCGCGACGGTCACTATCATGAGTGCCGCGACGTTGGCTGAAGGCACGACCATCATCGAAAACGCCGCTCGTGAGCCGGAAATTGTCGATACTGCCAACTTCCTTAACGCGTTGGGCGCAAAAATCACCGGTCAGGGTAGCGACCGTATCACCATTGAAGGCGTTGCGCGCCTGGGCGGTGGTGTGTACCGTGTGCTGCCGGACCGCATTGAAACGGGTACTTTCCTGGTTGCCGCGGCGATCTCCGGCGGGAAAATCCTTTGCCGTCATGCGCAGCCTGATACCCTGGATGCGGTACTGGCGAAACTGCGTGAAGCAGGGGCGGACATTGAGGTTGGTGAAGACTGGATTAGCCTTGATATGCACGGCAATCGTCCTAAAGCGGTTAATGTACGCACCGCGCCGCACCCGGGCTTCCCGACGGATATGCAGGCGCAGTTCACGCTGCTCAACCTGGTGGCTGAAGGGACTGGCGTGATTACCGAAACCATCTTTGAAAACCGTTTCATGCACATTCCGGAATTGATCCGTATGGGCGCGCACGCGGAAATCGAAAGCAACACGGCGATTTGCCACGGCGTCACGCAGTTGTCCGGGGCTCAGGTGATGGCGACCGACCTGCGTGCATCGGCAAGTCTGGTGCTGGCGGGTTGTATTGCGGAAGGGACGACTATCGTTGACCGCATCTACCATATCGATCGCGGCTATGAGCGTATCGAAGATAAACTGCAGGCCCTGGGCGCGAACATCGAACGCGTTAAGGGAGAGTAA
- the ispB gene encoding octaprenyl diphosphate synthase, which produces MNLEKINELTAQDMAGVNAAILEQLDSDVQLINQLGYYIVSGGGKRIRPMIAVLAARAVGYQGDAHVNIAALIEFIHTATLLHDDVVDESDMRRGKATANAAFGNAASVLVGDFIYTRAFQMMTRLGSLKVLEVMSEAVNVIAEGEVLQLMNVNDPDITEENYMRVIYSKTARLFEAASQCSGILAGCTAEEERALQDYGRYLGTAFQLIDDLLDYSSDGERLGKNVGDDLNEGKPTLPLLHAMRHGTPDQSAMIRGAIEQGNGRHLLDAVLETMADCGSLEWTQQRAEEEADKAIAALQVLPNTPWREALIGLAHIAVQRDH; this is translated from the coding sequence ATGAATTTAGAAAAAATCAATGAGTTAACCGCGCAGGATATGGCGGGTGTCAATGCGGCAATCCTTGAGCAACTCGACTCAGATGTTCAGCTGATCAATCAGTTAGGCTATTACATCGTTAGCGGAGGCGGTAAACGTATTCGTCCGATGATCGCCGTGCTCGCCGCTCGCGCGGTGGGCTATCAGGGGGATGCGCATGTCAATATCGCCGCGCTGATCGAATTTATTCATACCGCGACCTTGCTGCATGACGATGTTGTCGATGAATCCGATATGCGTCGCGGCAAAGCCACGGCCAATGCGGCATTCGGCAACGCGGCCAGCGTACTGGTCGGCGATTTTATCTATACCCGCGCCTTCCAGATGATGACCCGTCTCGGTTCTCTGAAGGTGCTGGAAGTGATGTCAGAAGCCGTTAACGTCATCGCCGAAGGTGAAGTGCTGCAGTTGATGAACGTCAACGATCCGGATATCACCGAAGAAAATTATATGCGGGTGATTTACAGCAAAACCGCGCGACTCTTCGAGGCGGCTTCACAATGTTCAGGCATTTTGGCCGGTTGTACCGCGGAAGAAGAACGCGCATTGCAGGATTACGGCCGTTATCTCGGCACCGCTTTCCAGCTGATTGACGATCTGCTGGATTACAGCTCGGACGGCGAGCGCCTGGGTAAAAACGTCGGCGATGACCTGAACGAGGGCAAACCGACGCTGCCGCTGCTGCACGCCATGCGCCACGGCACCCCCGATCAGTCGGCGATGATTCGCGGCGCGATTGAACAAGGCAACGGGCGCCATCTGCTGGACGCCGTGCTTGAAACCATGGCAGACTGCGGTTCGCTGGAATGGACGCAGCAACGTGCGGAAGAAGAAGCGGATAAAGCGATCGCCGCGCTGCAAGTTCTGCCGAATACGCCATGGCGCGAAGCGCTCATCGGCCTTGCCCATATTGCCGTTCAGCGCGACCACTAA
- the mlaC gene encoding phospholipid-binding protein MlaC: protein MFKRLLMVAMLVIAPLTAAHAADQTNPYKLMDEAAQKTFDRLKNEQPKIKANPNYLRDIVDQELLPYVQVKYAGALVLGRYYKEATPAQREAYFAAFHDYLKQAYGQALAMYHGQTYQIAPEQPLGSATIIPIRVTILDPNGRPPVRLDFQWRKNTQTGNWQAYDMIAEGVSMITTKQNEWSDLLRTKGIDGLTAQLKAISAQPITLEQKK, encoded by the coding sequence ATGTTTAAACGCTTACTCATGGTCGCCATGCTGGTGATTGCCCCGTTGACCGCCGCGCATGCCGCGGATCAGACTAACCCATACAAGCTGATGGACGAAGCGGCGCAGAAAACCTTCGATCGTCTGAAAAACGAACAGCCGAAGATCAAGGCTAATCCGAACTACCTGCGCGACATCGTCGATCAGGAACTGCTGCCGTACGTGCAGGTGAAATACGCCGGTGCGCTGGTGCTGGGCCGTTATTACAAAGAGGCGACGCCTGCACAACGTGAAGCTTACTTTGCCGCGTTCCACGATTACTTGAAACAGGCTTACGGCCAGGCGCTGGCGATGTACCACGGCCAGACCTACCAAATCGCGCCTGAGCAGCCGTTGGGCAGTGCGACTATCATTCCAATTCGTGTGACCATCCTCGACCCGAACGGCCGTCCTCCGGTGCGCCTGGACTTCCAGTGGCGTAAAAATACCCAGACCGGCAACTGGCAGGCCTACGACATGATTGCCGAAGGCGTCAGCATGATCACCACTAAGCAAAACGAGTGGAGCGACCTGCTGCGGACTAAAGGCATTGACGGTCTGACCGCGCAACTGAAAGCGATCTCCGCGCAGCCGATTACCCTGGAACAGAAAAAATAA
- the ibaG gene encoding BolA family iron metabolism protein IbaG, translating to MENHEIQTVLMNALSLQEVHVSGDGSHFQVIAVGEMFDGMSRVKKQQSVYAPLMEFIADNRIHALSIKAFTPQEWARDRKLNGF from the coding sequence ATGGAAAATCATGAAATTCAGACCGTGCTGATGAACGCACTCTCCCTTCAGGAAGTCCACGTCTCTGGCGATGGCAGCCACTTTCAGGTTATCGCTGTGGGGGAGATGTTCGATGGCATGAGTCGGGTAAAAAAACAGCAGTCCGTTTATGCACCGCTGATGGAATTTATTGCCGACAACCGTATCCATGCTCTGTCGATCAAAGCGTTTACCCCGCAAGAATGGGCGCGCGATCGCAAACTTAATGGCTTTTAA
- the mlaD gene encoding outer membrane lipid asymmetry maintenance protein MlaD has protein sequence MQTKKNEIWVGVFLLAALLAALFVCLKAANVTSLRTEPTYRLYATFDNIGGLKARSPVRIGGVVVGRVADITLDPKTYLPRVALDIDDSYNHIPDTSSLAIRTSGLLGEQYLALNIGFEDPELGTAILKDGGTIQDTKSAMVLEDLIGQFLYNSKGGDNQNSGSDKAAEAGHTDATQPAGTTH, from the coding sequence ATGCAAACGAAAAAAAATGAGATCTGGGTAGGTGTGTTCTTACTGGCGGCGCTGCTGGCAGCGTTGTTTGTCTGCCTGAAGGCGGCAAACGTCACCTCGCTGCGTACCGAACCGACTTATCGTCTTTACGCAACCTTCGATAACATCGGCGGTCTGAAGGCACGCTCGCCAGTGCGTATTGGCGGTGTGGTCGTCGGCCGCGTTGCGGATATCACCCTCGACCCGAAAACCTATCTGCCGCGTGTCGCTCTCGATATCGACGACAGCTACAACCATATTCCGGACACCAGCTCGCTGGCGATTCGCACTTCTGGTTTACTTGGCGAGCAGTACCTGGCACTGAATATCGGTTTCGAGGATCCGGAATTGGGGACCGCTATTCTTAAAGACGGCGGCACGATCCAGGATACCAAGTCCGCGATGGTGCTGGAGGACCTGATTGGCCAATTCCTCTATAACAGCAAGGGCGGCGATAATCAGAATTCTGGCAGTGATAAAGCAGCGGAAGCAGGCCATACTGACGCTACGCAGCCAGCTGGCACGACGCATTAA
- the sfsB gene encoding DNA-binding transcriptional regulator SfsB, which produces MDKFIDWHSADIIAGLHKKGTSLAAESRRHGLSSSTLANALTRPWPKGELIIANALGTDPWVIWPSRYHDPITHQFIDRTQMMRQKRNKT; this is translated from the coding sequence ATGGATAAGTTCATCGACTGGCATTCAGCGGATATTATTGCCGGCCTTCACAAAAAGGGGACGTCGTTAGCAGCAGAATCGCGACGTCACGGACTCAGCTCTTCTACGCTTGCCAATGCGCTAACACGCCCGTGGCCGAAAGGCGAGCTCATCATTGCTAATGCACTAGGGACCGATCCATGGGTCATCTGGCCATCGCGTTACCACGACCCGATTACCCATCAGTTCATCGACAGAACGCAGATGATGCGCCAGAAGAGAAATAAGACTTAA
- the mlaE gene encoding lipid asymmetry maintenance ABC transporter permease subunit MlaE, protein MLLNALASLGHRGIKTTAAFGRAGLMLFNAVVGKPEFRKHAPLLVRQLYNVGVLSMLIIIVSGLFIGMVLGLQGYLVLTTYSAETSLGMLVALSLLRELGPVVAALLFAGRAGSALTAEIGLMRATEQLSSMEMMAVDPLRRVISPRFWAGVISLPLLTIIFVAVGIWGGSLVGVSWKGIDAGFFWTAMQNAVDWRMDLVNCLIKSLVFAITVTWIALFNGYDAIPTSAGISRATTRTVVHSSLAVLGLDFVLTALMFGN, encoded by the coding sequence ATGCTACTCAATGCGCTGGCATCGCTCGGGCATCGCGGGATCAAAACCACCGCGGCCTTTGGGCGCGCCGGATTAATGCTTTTCAACGCCGTGGTGGGTAAGCCGGAATTTCGTAAGCATGCGCCGCTGCTGGTACGTCAGCTCTATAACGTTGGCGTGTTATCGATGCTGATCATTATCGTTTCTGGGCTGTTCATCGGCATGGTGCTGGGGCTGCAGGGCTATCTGGTCTTAACAACCTATAGCGCGGAAACCAGCCTGGGCATGCTGGTGGCGCTGTCTCTGCTGCGCGAACTGGGGCCGGTCGTCGCCGCGCTGCTGTTCGCCGGGCGCGCCGGTTCGGCGTTAACCGCCGAGATTGGTTTGATGCGCGCCACCGAACAGCTCTCCAGTATGGAGATGATGGCGGTGGATCCGCTGCGCCGCGTCATTTCGCCGCGTTTCTGGGCCGGGGTTATTTCGCTACCGCTACTGACGATTATTTTCGTCGCGGTGGGTATCTGGGGCGGCTCGCTGGTCGGCGTAAGTTGGAAAGGCATCGATGCCGGGTTCTTCTGGACCGCGATGCAAAATGCCGTCGACTGGCGGATGGATCTGGTTAACTGCCTGATTAAAAGTCTGGTTTTCGCCATTACGGTGACCTGGATTGCGTTATTCAATGGTTATGACGCTATCCCCACTTCCGCTGGGATCAGCCGGGCAACGACGCGCACTGTGGTGCATTCGTCGCTGGCGGTTCTGGGGCTGGATTTTGTGCTGACTGCGCTGATGTTTGGGAATTAA
- the cgtA gene encoding Obg family GTPase CgtA produces the protein MKFVDEATILVVAGDGGNGCVSFRREKYIPRGGPDGGDGGDGGDVWLEADENLNTLIDYRFEKSFRAERGQNGQSRDCTGKRGKDVTVKVPVGTRVIDQGTGETMGDMTKHGQRLMVAKGGWHGLGNTRFKSSVNRTPRQKTMGTPGDKRDLQLELMLLADVGMLGMPNAGKSTFIRAVSAAKPKVADYPFTTLVPSLGVVRMDNEKSFVVADIPGLIEGAAEGAGLGIRFLKHLERCRVLLHLIDIEPIDGSDPVENARIIIGELEKYSEKLASKPRWLVFNKIDLMDKAEAEAKAKAIAEALGWEEKFYLISAASQQGVKDLCWDVMTFIIENPIVQAEEEKKAEKVEFMWDDYHRQQLEEAEAEGEDDEDWDDDWDEDDEEGVEFIYKR, from the coding sequence ATGAAGTTTGTAGATGAAGCAACGATCCTGGTCGTAGCAGGTGACGGCGGCAATGGTTGCGTTAGCTTCCGCCGCGAAAAATATATTCCGCGAGGCGGCCCGGACGGCGGCGACGGCGGTGATGGCGGCGACGTTTGGCTGGAAGCGGACGAAAACCTGAACACCCTGATCGACTACCGTTTTGAAAAGTCTTTCCGCGCAGAACGCGGGCAGAATGGCCAGAGCCGTGACTGTACCGGTAAACGCGGTAAAGATGTCACGGTGAAAGTGCCTGTAGGGACGCGTGTCATCGACCAGGGGACTGGCGAAACCATGGGTGATATGACCAAGCACGGTCAACGTCTGATGGTCGCTAAAGGCGGTTGGCACGGTTTGGGCAACACCCGTTTCAAATCTTCCGTTAACCGTACACCGCGCCAGAAGACCATGGGTACGCCAGGCGATAAACGTGACCTGCAGCTCGAACTGATGTTGTTGGCTGACGTCGGGATGCTGGGGATGCCGAATGCCGGTAAATCCACCTTCATCCGCGCAGTATCCGCGGCGAAGCCGAAGGTGGCCGACTATCCGTTTACCACCCTGGTGCCGAGCCTTGGCGTGGTGCGAATGGACAACGAAAAGAGCTTCGTGGTCGCCGATATCCCGGGCCTGATTGAAGGCGCGGCGGAAGGCGCGGGCCTTGGTATCCGCTTCCTTAAGCACCTTGAACGCTGCCGTGTGCTGTTGCACCTCATCGACATCGAGCCGATCGACGGTTCCGATCCGGTTGAAAACGCGCGCATTATCATCGGCGAGCTGGAAAAATACAGCGAGAAGCTGGCTTCCAAACCGCGCTGGTTGGTCTTCAACAAGATTGACCTGATGGATAAAGCGGAAGCAGAAGCCAAAGCGAAGGCGATTGCCGAAGCGCTGGGCTGGGAAGAGAAGTTCTACCTGATCTCCGCAGCCAGCCAGCAGGGCGTGAAAGATCTGTGTTGGGACGTGATGACCTTCATCATCGAAAACCCGATCGTGCAGGCGGAAGAAGAGAAGAAGGCGGAGAAAGTCGAGTTTATGTGGGACGACTATCACCGTCAGCAGCTTGAAGAAGCCGAAGCCGAAGGGGAAGATGACGAAGATTGGGATGACGATTGGGACGAAGACGACGAAGAAGGTGTCGAATTCATCTACAAACGTTAA
- the mlaB gene encoding lipid asymmetry maintenance protein MlaB yields MSEQLSWNRDGERLALRGELDQEFILSLWNARAQATEGVSIIDLNEVTRVDSAGVALLVHFVALIRRQGKEVQLVGKSENLQTLVSLYNLPADMIP; encoded by the coding sequence ATGAGCGAACAGCTGAGCTGGAACCGTGACGGCGAACGCCTGGCGTTGCGCGGCGAGCTGGATCAAGAGTTTATTCTGTCGCTGTGGAATGCGCGCGCGCAGGCGACTGAGGGAGTGTCGATTATCGATCTCAACGAGGTCACTCGGGTCGATAGCGCTGGCGTCGCGTTGTTAGTCCATTTTGTCGCGCTGATCCGTCGGCAGGGCAAAGAGGTGCAGCTCGTTGGAAAAAGCGAAAACTTGCAAACGTTGGTCAGTCTTTACAACCTGCCAGCTGACATGATCCCTTAA
- the rplU gene encoding 50S ribosomal protein L21, with translation MYAVFQSGGKQHRVSEGQTVRLEKLDIATGEAVEFAEVLMIANGEEIKIGVPFVEGGVIKAEVVAHGRGEKVKIVKFRRRKHYRKQAGHRQWFTDVKITGISA, from the coding sequence ATGTACGCGGTTTTCCAAAGTGGTGGTAAACAACACCGAGTAAGCGAAGGTCAGACCGTTCGCCTGGAAAAGCTGGACATCGCAACTGGCGAAGCTGTTGAGTTCGCTGAAGTTCTGATGATCGCAAACGGTGAAGAAATCAAGATCGGCGTTCCTTTCGTTGAGGGCGGCGTAATCAAAGCTGAAGTTGTTGCTCACGGTCGTGGCGAGAAAGTTAAAATCGTTAAGTTTCGTCGTCGTAAACACTATCGTAAGCAAGCAGGCCACCGTCAGTGGTTCACTGATGTGAAAATCACTGGCATCAGCGCCTAA